In Corynebacterium afermentans subsp. afermentans, a genomic segment contains:
- a CDS encoding S9 family peptidase yields the protein MIPPVASMRPIVRKFHGREFVDNYEWLRDKDNPEVIAHLEAENAYTEEKTSAWSGLVDDVYGEIKSRIKETDMSVPQRQGDWWYYGRTIEGKDYGISCRVPTGDDPWTPPEVTEDMPGEQVLLDVNELAAGHEFFALGASSVSTSGRLLAYSFDTEGDERFTMRFKNLDTGELLDDELQGLFYGATWAGEDYLFYVRCDDAWRPHQIWRHKLGTPAAEDMLVYEETDEKFGVGVGADRAERFLMIIASSSLTSEYRVLDLTDPTGEFEVLWEREAGIEYHPDFCVVDGKEQWVVTHNAHGANFCVATTPVGAVAPLRELPVLVEHSETVRIEAIDTYRDFLFMAYRRGGIPRLAVATLDGGFGEFKELEFSEELYTVGLGGNPEWDAPVVRIGYSSYTQPSQVLDYTVATGELTLLKEKEIEGGYNPDEYEAYREWATAADGEQVPISVVRRKGVEGPAPTLLYGYGSYEASTDPGFSVARLSLLDRGMVWVCAHVRGGGEMGRAWYDNGKMLHKANTFTDFIACADRVVELGLTTHEQLVAEGGSAGGLLMGAVANMAPEKFAGILAIVPFVDPLTSILKPELPLTVGEWEEWGDPFHDPEVYDYMARYAPYENIVAQDYPDILAVTSLNDTRVLYVEPAKWVAKLREVGTAGEILLKTEMSAGHGGVSGRYAKWKQTAFEYAWTLVKAGAV from the coding sequence ATGATCCCACCCGTAGCTTCGATGCGCCCGATTGTCCGCAAGTTTCACGGCCGCGAGTTCGTGGACAACTACGAGTGGCTGCGCGACAAGGACAACCCCGAGGTCATCGCACACCTCGAGGCCGAAAACGCCTATACGGAGGAGAAAACGTCCGCCTGGTCTGGGCTGGTGGACGACGTCTACGGCGAGATCAAATCCCGCATCAAAGAGACCGATATGTCCGTGCCGCAGCGCCAGGGCGACTGGTGGTACTACGGCCGCACCATCGAGGGCAAGGACTACGGCATCTCGTGCCGCGTCCCGACCGGCGATGACCCGTGGACCCCGCCTGAGGTCACCGAGGACATGCCGGGGGAGCAGGTGCTTCTCGACGTCAACGAGCTCGCCGCCGGGCACGAGTTCTTCGCACTCGGGGCATCGTCCGTGTCCACATCCGGGCGCCTGCTCGCGTACTCCTTCGACACCGAAGGCGACGAGCGCTTCACCATGCGGTTCAAAAACCTGGACACCGGCGAACTGCTCGACGACGAACTTCAGGGTCTCTTCTACGGCGCGACCTGGGCGGGCGAAGACTATCTGTTCTACGTCCGCTGCGACGACGCCTGGCGCCCCCACCAGATCTGGCGCCACAAGCTGGGCACACCCGCTGCCGAAGACATGCTGGTGTACGAGGAAACCGACGAGAAGTTCGGCGTCGGCGTGGGCGCGGACCGCGCGGAACGCTTCCTCATGATCATCGCGTCATCGTCGTTGACCTCCGAGTACCGCGTGCTCGACCTGACTGACCCTACCGGCGAGTTTGAGGTGCTGTGGGAGCGCGAAGCGGGCATCGAGTACCACCCGGACTTCTGCGTCGTCGACGGTAAAGAGCAGTGGGTGGTCACGCACAACGCTCACGGGGCGAACTTCTGCGTCGCGACGACACCTGTCGGCGCCGTGGCGCCCCTGCGGGAGCTGCCCGTGCTGGTGGAGCACTCCGAGACCGTGCGCATCGAAGCGATCGACACTTACCGCGACTTTTTGTTCATGGCCTACAGGCGCGGCGGGATCCCGCGGCTGGCCGTGGCAACGCTCGACGGCGGCTTCGGCGAGTTCAAGGAGTTGGAGTTCTCCGAAGAGCTCTACACCGTGGGCCTCGGCGGCAACCCGGAGTGGGACGCCCCGGTGGTGCGCATTGGCTACTCCTCGTACACCCAGCCCTCGCAGGTGTTGGATTACACGGTCGCGACCGGAGAGCTGACCCTGCTGAAGGAAAAAGAGATCGAGGGCGGTTACAACCCGGACGAGTACGAGGCTTACCGCGAGTGGGCAACCGCCGCGGACGGGGAGCAGGTGCCGATTTCGGTGGTGCGCCGCAAGGGCGTCGAAGGCCCCGCGCCTACGCTGCTGTACGGCTACGGCTCGTATGAGGCATCCACGGACCCCGGGTTTTCGGTGGCGCGGCTGAGTCTGCTCGACCGCGGCATGGTGTGGGTGTGCGCCCACGTGCGCGGCGGCGGCGAGATGGGCCGCGCGTGGTACGACAACGGCAAGATGCTGCACAAGGCAAACACGTTCACGGACTTCATCGCGTGTGCGGACCGCGTCGTGGAGCTGGGCCTGACCACCCACGAGCAGCTGGTAGCCGAGGGTGGCTCCGCAGGCGGCCTACTCATGGGCGCGGTGGCGAACATGGCGCCAGAGAAGTTCGCCGGCATTCTCGCGATCGTGCCGTTCGTGGACCCGCTGACCTCCATTCTGAAGCCGGAGCTGCCGCTGACGGTGGGCGAGTGGGAGGAGTGGGGCGACCCGTTCCACGATCCCGAGGTGTACGACTACATGGCGAGGTACGCCCCGTACGAGAACATCGTCGCGCAGGACTACCCGGACATTCTTGCGGTGACAAGCTTGAACGACACCCGCGTGCTCTACGTCGAGCCCGCGAAGTGGGTGGCCAAGCTGCGTGAGGTGGGCACCGCAGGCGAGATCCTGCTGAAGACGGAGATGTCCGCAGGCCACGGTGGTGTGTCCGGCCGTTACGCAAAGTGGAAGCAGACCGCGTTCGAGTACGCGTGGACGCTGGTGAAAGCCGGGGCGGTTTAA
- a CDS encoding phosphoribosylaminoimidazolesuccinocarboxamide synthase — MRPELSDYSHISGGKVREIYEVDEQTLLMVATDRISAFDFSLEPAIPDKGRILTATSMFFFDLLSDVPNHLAGPIDDERIPEDVLGRAMVVKKLDMVPFECVARGYLTGSGKKEYDATGRVCGVKLPEGLTEASKLDEPIFTPATKAEQGDHDINVTFEHMAGKLGADLATRLRDATLEVYRRAADYAETKGIILADTKLEFGLDENGELVLADEVLTPDSSRYWPADNYEEGRSQPSFDKQYVRNWLTGPKSGWDQEEGTTPPELPGSVVEATRDRYIEAYERLSGRRFSEWPGEHA, encoded by the coding sequence ATGCGTCCAGAGCTTTCAGATTACTCACACATCTCCGGCGGCAAGGTTCGCGAGATCTACGAGGTGGATGAGCAGACCCTGCTCATGGTCGCGACAGACCGCATCTCCGCCTTCGACTTCTCCCTCGAACCGGCGATCCCGGACAAGGGGCGGATCCTCACCGCTACCTCCATGTTCTTCTTCGACCTGCTTTCCGACGTGCCGAACCACCTGGCCGGCCCGATCGACGACGAACGTATCCCCGAAGACGTCCTCGGCCGCGCCATGGTGGTGAAGAAGCTGGACATGGTGCCGTTCGAATGTGTGGCCCGCGGCTACCTCACCGGCTCCGGCAAGAAGGAATACGACGCCACCGGCCGTGTTTGCGGCGTGAAGCTGCCCGAGGGGCTGACCGAGGCGTCCAAGCTGGACGAGCCGATTTTCACCCCCGCCACCAAGGCTGAGCAGGGCGACCACGACATCAACGTCACCTTCGAGCACATGGCAGGAAAACTCGGCGCGGACCTTGCTACGCGCCTGCGGGATGCCACGCTCGAGGTATACCGCCGTGCCGCCGACTACGCGGAGACCAAGGGCATCATCCTCGCCGACACCAAGCTCGAGTTCGGTCTGGACGAAAACGGCGAGCTCGTGCTCGCCGACGAAGTGCTCACGCCCGATTCTTCCCGCTACTGGCCCGCCGACAACTACGAAGAAGGACGCAGCCAGCCCAGCTTTGACAAGCAATACGTGCGTAACTGGCTCACCGGCCCGAAGTCCGGCTGGGACCAGGAGGAAGGCACCACGCCGCCGGAGCTGCCCGGCTCCGTCGTGGAGGCCACCCGCGACCGCTACATCGAGGCGTACGAGCGCCTTTCTGGCCGCCGCTTCTCCGAATGGCCGGGGGAGCACGCATGA
- the purB gene encoding adenylosuccinate lyase, with product MNAVKPNNANVLSNRYASPEMATLWAPEHKIILERQLWIAVLKAQQELGVSVEPGAIEDYEKVIDQVDLDSIAERERVTRHDVKARIEEFNALAGHEEIHKGMTSRDLTENVEQLQVRRALELTRDKAIALLKAVGNRAGEYKSLVMAGRSHNVAAQATTLGKRFASAADEILVAVERVEELLSRYPLRGIKGPMGTAQDMLDLMGGDEDKLSRLEQGIAEGLGFDRVFDSVGQVYPRSLDFDVVSSLVQLGAGPSSLATTIRLMAGNETVTEGFKEGQVGSSAMPHKMNARSCERVGGFQVILRGYLTMVGDLAGQQWNEGDVFCSVVRRVALPDAFFAIDGQLETMLTVLDEFGAFPAMINRELDRYLPFLATTRILMASVRAGVGRETAHEVIKENAVAMALDMRERGAEQNLVERLATDERLPLDQAQLDAALEDKHAFIGAAESQVDRVLARVQKLVDAHPQAAAYTPGDIL from the coding sequence ATGAATGCCGTGAAGCCGAATAACGCGAATGTTCTAAGTAACCGTTACGCCTCCCCGGAGATGGCCACCCTGTGGGCCCCGGAGCACAAGATCATCCTGGAGCGCCAGCTCTGGATCGCGGTGCTAAAAGCGCAGCAAGAGCTCGGTGTTTCCGTCGAACCGGGCGCGATCGAAGACTACGAGAAAGTCATCGACCAGGTGGACCTGGACTCGATCGCAGAGCGCGAGCGGGTCACCCGCCACGACGTGAAGGCGCGCATCGAGGAGTTCAACGCGCTGGCTGGCCACGAAGAAATCCACAAGGGCATGACCTCGCGCGACCTGACCGAAAACGTGGAGCAGCTGCAGGTGCGCCGCGCGCTCGAGCTCACCCGCGACAAGGCGATCGCGCTGCTCAAAGCCGTCGGCAACCGTGCCGGCGAGTACAAGTCCCTGGTCATGGCCGGCCGCTCCCACAATGTGGCGGCGCAGGCGACCACCCTGGGCAAGCGTTTCGCGTCGGCAGCCGATGAAATCCTGGTCGCGGTGGAGCGCGTCGAGGAGCTGTTGTCTCGGTATCCCCTCCGCGGCATCAAGGGGCCGATGGGTACCGCGCAGGACATGCTGGACCTCATGGGGGGCGACGAGGACAAGCTTTCCCGCCTCGAGCAGGGCATCGCAGAAGGTCTCGGCTTTGACCGCGTGTTTGATTCGGTGGGGCAGGTTTACCCGCGCTCCCTCGACTTCGACGTCGTGTCCTCGCTGGTGCAGCTGGGTGCGGGACCGTCCTCGCTGGCCACCACGATCCGCCTCATGGCCGGCAACGAAACCGTCACCGAAGGCTTCAAGGAAGGCCAGGTCGGTTCATCCGCCATGCCGCACAAGATGAACGCGCGTTCCTGCGAGCGCGTCGGCGGCTTCCAGGTCATCCTGCGTGGCTACCTCACCATGGTGGGGGACCTCGCCGGGCAGCAGTGGAACGAAGGCGACGTGTTCTGCTCCGTGGTGCGCCGCGTCGCACTGCCGGACGCGTTCTTTGCCATCGACGGCCAGCTGGAGACCATGCTCACCGTGCTCGACGAGTTCGGGGCGTTCCCGGCCATGATCAACCGTGAGCTGGACCGCTACCTGCCGTTTTTGGCCACCACCCGCATCCTCATGGCAAGCGTTCGCGCAGGCGTCGGGCGCGAGACGGCGCACGAGGTGATCAAGGAAAACGCGGTCGCCATGGCGCTGGACATGCGCGAGCGCGGCGCGGAGCAGAACTTGGTGGAGCGTTTGGCCACCGACGAGCGCCTGCCGTTGGATCAGGCTCAGCTGGACGCGGCGTTGGAGGACAAGCACGCCTTCATCGGCGCGGCCGAGTCCCAGGTTGACCGGGTGCTCGCGAGGGTGCAAAAGCTTGTCGACGCGCATCCGCAGGCCGCCGCCTACACCCCGGGCGACATCCTGTAG
- the purD gene encoding phosphoribosylamine--glycine ligase codes for MRILVIGSGGREHALLNAMHGHELTVAPGNAGMSRLATVRSVDVASPDEIVALARDIDAELVVIGPEVPLVAGAADALIEAGVPVFGPTKAAAQLEGSKAFAKDVMAAAGVLTASATRVETTSDVEAALDEYGPRYVVKDDGLAGGKGVVVTEDRAEAKAHAEAVLATGNPVLFESFLEGPEVSLFCLVDGETVVPLLPAQDHKRAYDNDEGPNTGGMGAYAPLPWLPEDGVQTIVDTIARPVAEEMVRRGTPYQGLLYIGAAWGPQGPAVVEFNARFGDPETQAVLSLLQTPLADVLLAVAQGRLDEVGELQWRDGFAAMVVLAAEGYPQAAKTGGVVSGEALNDPSRVLHAGTKEENGEYVAAGGRVLGVVGQGATLEDAVAQAYQIIEGIELPGAFYRKDIARPAIEGAISL; via the coding sequence ATGCGCATCCTTGTCATCGGTTCGGGCGGCCGCGAACACGCCCTACTCAACGCAATGCACGGCCACGAACTTACCGTCGCACCGGGTAACGCGGGCATGTCCCGCTTAGCGACGGTACGGTCCGTCGACGTCGCCTCCCCGGACGAGATTGTGGCGCTGGCCCGCGACATCGACGCGGAGCTTGTGGTGATCGGCCCGGAGGTGCCCCTGGTTGCGGGCGCGGCCGACGCGCTGATCGAAGCCGGCGTGCCGGTGTTCGGCCCGACGAAGGCCGCGGCGCAGCTCGAGGGGTCCAAGGCCTTTGCCAAGGACGTCATGGCCGCGGCGGGGGTGCTCACCGCGTCGGCGACCCGCGTCGAGACGACGTCGGACGTTGAGGCCGCGCTGGACGAGTACGGCCCGCGCTACGTGGTCAAGGACGACGGCCTGGCAGGCGGCAAAGGCGTGGTGGTCACCGAGGACCGCGCCGAGGCGAAAGCGCACGCGGAAGCGGTGCTGGCGACCGGCAACCCGGTACTGTTCGAATCCTTCCTGGAAGGCCCCGAGGTCTCGCTATTCTGCCTCGTGGACGGCGAGACGGTGGTGCCGTTGCTGCCCGCGCAGGACCACAAGCGCGCCTACGACAACGACGAGGGCCCCAACACCGGTGGCATGGGTGCGTACGCGCCGCTGCCGTGGCTGCCGGAGGATGGCGTGCAGACAATCGTGGACACCATCGCGCGCCCGGTGGCGGAAGAAATGGTGCGCCGCGGGACCCCGTACCAGGGCCTTTTGTACATCGGCGCCGCTTGGGGTCCGCAGGGCCCGGCAGTGGTGGAGTTCAACGCCCGTTTCGGCGACCCGGAGACCCAGGCGGTGCTGTCGCTTTTGCAGACCCCGCTGGCGGACGTGCTCCTCGCAGTGGCCCAGGGGCGCTTGGACGAGGTCGGGGAACTGCAGTGGCGCGACGGGTTCGCCGCAATGGTGGTGCTGGCGGCCGAGGGCTACCCGCAGGCTGCCAAGACCGGTGGTGTTGTGAGCGGCGAAGCGTTGAACGATCCCTCGCGGGTGCTGCACGCCGGCACCAAGGAAGAAAACGGTGAGTACGTCGCGGCAGGCGGCCGCGTGCTTGGCGTGGTGGGCCAAGGCGCGACGCTCGAGGACGCCGTTGCGCAGGCGTACCAGATCATCGAAGGTATCGAACTTCCCGGGGCGTTCTACCGCAAGGACATCGCCCGCCCCGCGATTGAGGGTGCCATCTCCCTATGA
- a CDS encoding HIT family protein: MSTVFSKIIAGEIPGRIVYQDDTVAAFLTIEPVAYGHTLVVPVEEIDKWTDIPAELWSHMNEVAQNIGAVIVEKFNAERAGYLIAGFEVPHAHIHVFPANDMSGYTLSTAMRHDETDAEKMDAAADTIREALRAQEAK; encoded by the coding sequence ATGAGCACCGTATTCAGCAAGATCATCGCCGGCGAGATCCCGGGCCGCATCGTGTACCAGGACGACACCGTCGCAGCCTTCCTCACAATCGAACCCGTCGCCTACGGCCACACGCTGGTCGTGCCGGTGGAAGAGATCGACAAGTGGACCGACATCCCAGCGGAGCTGTGGTCGCACATGAACGAGGTCGCCCAAAACATTGGCGCGGTCATCGTGGAGAAGTTCAACGCAGAGCGCGCCGGCTACCTCATCGCCGGCTTCGAGGTGCCGCACGCCCACATCCACGTGTTCCCCGCCAACGACATGTCGGGCTACACGCTGTCTACCGCGATGCGCCACGATGAAACCGACGCGGAGAAGATGGACGCCGCCGCGGACACCATCAGAGAAGCTCTTAGAGCGCAGGAAGCGAAATAG
- a CDS encoding sensor histidine kinase, protein MSYSVLTAPSKKPLKRQLVAVVMAASTIGIALSSVLIYFVMRYFLVDRADDQLREGMATWAQQTPAWQFNILSLPSEFNQATLYPGHDQLVPRRGSVNPPDYSKVERLDHPTTIPSVDDKVQGVKWRAMAHQQSDGTVQYVAKSLETEAKMLRALAWVEAGVGVLALFGIGVAANYMVARALAPLKIVENTALAIANGETDSRVPAWPRETEVGSLSFAMNTMVSKLQDSLDNARTQEEQMRRFVGDASHELRTPLTSVRGYTELYRKGMANDPDMVLGKIDEESARMQLLVEDLLALTRAEGARLEKKPMDVLEWVLSAKSTVDAAFPDRTVEVVTDTPDVAQVNGDPDRLHQVLVNLITNAYKHAGPDAEVTVTIRKNLDRVVIDVADNGRGMEAKDAEHIFERFYRADTSRNRATGGSGLGLAITKSLIEAHHGTVKVTTAPGEGSTFTISLPAL, encoded by the coding sequence ATGTCCTATTCGGTGTTAACGGCGCCGTCGAAAAAGCCGCTCAAGCGGCAGCTTGTCGCGGTGGTGATGGCCGCATCGACGATCGGCATCGCGCTGAGCTCGGTGCTGATCTACTTTGTCATGCGCTACTTTCTGGTCGACCGCGCAGACGACCAACTGCGCGAAGGCATGGCAACGTGGGCGCAGCAAACACCCGCCTGGCAGTTCAACATCCTCAGCCTGCCCAGCGAGTTCAACCAAGCCACCCTGTACCCCGGTCACGACCAGCTGGTGCCGCGCAGGGGATCGGTGAACCCGCCGGACTACTCAAAGGTGGAGCGCCTCGACCACCCCACCACCATTCCCTCCGTCGACGACAAAGTCCAAGGTGTGAAGTGGCGGGCGATGGCGCACCAGCAGTCCGACGGCACTGTGCAGTACGTGGCTAAGTCGCTGGAAACCGAGGCGAAGATGCTTCGCGCGCTCGCCTGGGTGGAAGCCGGGGTCGGTGTGCTGGCGCTGTTCGGCATCGGCGTGGCCGCGAACTACATGGTGGCCCGTGCGCTCGCGCCGCTGAAGATCGTGGAGAACACGGCGTTGGCTATTGCGAACGGCGAGACGGACAGCCGTGTGCCCGCCTGGCCGCGTGAGACTGAAGTGGGCAGTTTGTCCTTCGCCATGAACACCATGGTGTCGAAGTTGCAGGACTCCCTGGATAACGCCCGCACCCAAGAGGAACAGATGCGCCGCTTTGTCGGGGACGCCTCGCACGAGCTGCGCACACCTCTAACCAGCGTGCGAGGGTACACGGAGCTGTACCGGAAGGGGATGGCGAACGACCCGGACATGGTCCTGGGCAAAATCGACGAAGAGTCCGCCCGCATGCAGCTTTTGGTGGAGGACCTGCTGGCGCTCACCCGCGCCGAGGGCGCGCGCCTAGAGAAGAAACCGATGGACGTGCTGGAGTGGGTGCTGTCCGCGAAGAGCACCGTCGATGCCGCTTTCCCGGACCGCACCGTGGAAGTCGTCACGGACACCCCGGATGTCGCCCAGGTCAACGGCGATCCCGACCGCCTGCACCAGGTGCTGGTGAACCTGATCACCAACGCCTACAAGCACGCCGGCCCGGACGCGGAAGTCACCGTGACTATCCGCAAGAACCTCGACCGCGTTGTCATCGACGTCGCCGACAACGGCCGCGGCATGGAGGCCAAGGACGCGGAGCACATCTTCGAGCGCTTCTACCGCGCCGACACCTCCCGCAACCGCGCCACCGGCGGTTCGGGGCTGGGCCTGGCCATCACCAAGTCCCTCATTGAGGCGCACCACGGCACCGTGAAAGTGACCACCGCGCCGGGGGAGGGCTCGACGTTTACTATTTCGCTTCCTGCGCTCTAA
- a CDS encoding response regulator transcription factor, protein MAENSQNLKVLVVDDEPNIVELLTVSLKFQGFEVETANSGPAAIELAHSWKPDAYILDVMMPEMDGFELLSKLRAEGLDAPVLFLTAKDAVEDRIHGLTIGADDYVTKPFSLEEVITRLRVILRRGNVSEDSNEDSTLRYADLTLNDDTHEVTKAGEIVELSPTEFNLLRYLMLNAEVVVSKAKILDNVWHYDFGGDGNVVESYISYLRRKVDTGDVQLIHTVRGVGYVLRTPRQ, encoded by the coding sequence ATGGCAGAGAACTCGCAGAACCTGAAGGTGCTCGTCGTCGACGATGAGCCGAACATCGTGGAACTGTTAACTGTTTCCCTGAAGTTCCAAGGGTTCGAGGTGGAGACCGCAAACTCCGGTCCCGCAGCCATCGAGCTCGCCCACTCTTGGAAGCCGGACGCCTACATCCTCGACGTGATGATGCCGGAGATGGACGGCTTCGAGCTGCTAAGCAAGCTGCGTGCCGAAGGCCTGGACGCGCCGGTGCTCTTCCTCACCGCGAAGGACGCAGTGGAAGACCGCATCCACGGCCTCACCATCGGCGCGGACGACTACGTGACCAAGCCGTTTTCTCTTGAAGAGGTGATCACGCGCCTGCGCGTGATCCTGCGCCGCGGCAACGTCAGCGAAGATTCCAACGAAGACAGCACCCTGCGCTACGCGGATCTCACGCTCAACGACGATACCCACGAGGTGACCAAGGCCGGCGAGATCGTGGAACTGTCGCCCACCGAGTTCAACCTGCTGCGCTACCTTATGCTCAACGCCGAGGTGGTGGTGTCCAAGGCGAAGATCCTGGACAACGTGTGGCACTACGACTTCGGCGGCGACGGCAACGTGGTCGAGTCCTACATCTCGTATCTGCGCCGCAAGGTCGACACCGGCGACGTGCAGCTGATCCACACCGTCCGCGGTGTCGGCTACGTGCTGCGCACCCCGCGTCAGTAG
- the thrE gene encoding threonine/serine exporter ThrE, with protein MAEGSSLWERISGSRQRVATIDEARTSPPPSVLAPINLADPAEVAAVMNIAARIGEILIANATTSADAAKQIHTVCSSYGLHYVHVSITVNTITLNTIIGVNQRTPVNVFRVVTMISENYHKLQEVDRLIRSIRSGATPPEMAERILNDIDTSPIPHRNTRNLAGWTVMGFFVAMLLGGDLLMMTVGGLTAFLIMGFNKLLSRGGLPAFFHNVIGGFLATVPAAITYDFSASIGRTIVPSQLIATGIIVLLAGLTLVQSLLDGVTGSPLNASARFFSAMLNTGGIVAGVAGGVAVSEMVGMPLPPIELLPGSAAYSNALLTVVGGGMAAAAFAVCCFAERAAIMLSIVTAALGSACYYILLAPFGLGRLSATAACAIVVGLVGGLVSRRFLINPVITAVAGVTPFLPGSWIYRGMYALMNEQMLLGMMNLFNAIGTCMALAAGVVFGEWVARRIRRPQLYVPYQAFKRAGRFTFEQLLRVRRRR; from the coding sequence GTGGCAGAAGGTAGCTCATTGTGGGAGAGGATCTCCGGCTCGCGGCAGCGTGTGGCAACGATTGACGAGGCCCGCACGTCCCCGCCGCCGTCCGTCCTCGCGCCCATTAACCTGGCGGATCCCGCCGAGGTCGCGGCGGTGATGAACATCGCCGCGCGCATCGGGGAGATCCTCATTGCGAACGCGACGACGTCTGCGGATGCGGCGAAGCAGATCCACACGGTGTGTTCCTCCTATGGCCTGCACTACGTGCACGTGTCGATCACCGTGAACACGATCACGCTCAACACGATCATCGGCGTGAATCAGCGCACCCCGGTGAACGTCTTCCGCGTGGTCACGATGATCAGCGAGAACTACCACAAACTGCAGGAAGTGGACCGCCTGATCCGCTCGATCCGTTCCGGCGCGACCCCGCCGGAAATGGCGGAGCGGATCCTCAATGACATCGACACCTCGCCGATCCCCCACCGCAACACCCGCAACCTCGCCGGCTGGACGGTGATGGGTTTCTTCGTGGCGATGCTGCTCGGCGGCGACCTACTGATGATGACCGTCGGCGGCCTGACCGCGTTTCTCATCATGGGCTTCAACAAGCTGCTTTCCCGCGGCGGCCTGCCTGCGTTTTTCCACAACGTCATCGGCGGCTTCCTCGCCACGGTGCCAGCGGCAATCACGTACGACTTCTCCGCGTCGATCGGCCGCACAATTGTGCCCAGCCAGCTGATTGCGACGGGCATCATCGTCCTTCTCGCGGGTCTGACGCTTGTGCAATCGCTTCTCGACGGCGTGACCGGCTCCCCCCTCAACGCTTCCGCACGCTTCTTCTCCGCCATGCTGAACACCGGCGGCATCGTGGCCGGCGTGGCCGGCGGCGTGGCGGTTTCAGAGATGGTGGGAATGCCCCTGCCGCCGATTGAGCTTCTCCCCGGCAGCGCCGCGTATTCGAATGCGCTGCTCACCGTGGTCGGCGGCGGCATGGCTGCAGCCGCTTTTGCCGTGTGCTGTTTCGCGGAGCGCGCCGCGATCATGCTTTCCATTGTCACCGCCGCGCTCGGCTCCGCCTGCTACTACATCCTCCTCGCGCCATTCGGCCTGGGCAGGCTGTCGGCGACCGCAGCCTGCGCCATTGTGGTGGGACTTGTCGGCGGCCTGGTTTCCCGCCGGTTTTTGATCAACCCGGTGATCACGGCCGTGGCGGGCGTGACCCCGTTTTTGCCCGGCTCGTGGATTTACCGCGGCATGTACGCGTTGATGAACGAGCAGATGCTGCTGGGCATGATGAATTTGTTCAACGCCATTGGCACCTGTATGGCCCTGGCCGCCGGTGTGGTTTTCGGCGAGTGGGTTGCGCGCCGCATCCGCCGGCCGCAACTGTATGTGCCGTACCAAGCGTTCAAGCGCGCCGGCCGCTTCACGTTCGAGCAGCTGCTCAGGGTGCGGCGACGCAGATAA